A part of Desulfobacter sp. genomic DNA contains:
- a CDS encoding cytochrome c3 family protein, with protein MNKRVITLLLAAGIAVIFAATGIQAGTTVEDTLTMQDKGYKKHKKGLVTFSHKKHAEEYGATCADCHHDKDGKPLADLKMGDDVKKCSECHNKFKKDKKNKKDIMVHENAMHGNCIDCHKAFNKKENPKDKKGVKGPAPASCGKCHPKKKK; from the coding sequence ATGAACAAAAGAGTGATCACGCTGCTGTTGGCTGCAGGAATTGCCGTGATTTTCGCTGCCACCGGAATTCAGGCAGGCACCACCGTTGAGGACACCCTCACCATGCAGGACAAGGGCTACAAAAAACACAAAAAAGGCCTGGTGACCTTCAGCCACAAAAAACATGCCGAAGAGTACGGTGCAACTTGCGCTGACTGCCACCATGACAAAGACGGCAAACCCCTTGCCGACCTGAAAATGGGCGACGATGTAAAAAAATGTTCCGAATGTCACAACAAGTTTAAAAAAGACAAAAAGAACAAAAAAGACATCATGGTCCATGAAAACGCCATGCATGGCAACTGCATCGACTGCCACAAGGCTTTCAACAAAAAGGAAAATCCCAAGGACAAAAAGGGCGTGAAAGGCCCTGCCCCTGCATCCTGCGGAAAATGCCATCCTAAGAAAAAGAAATAG
- a CDS encoding twin-arginine translocase TatA/TatE family subunit, with the protein MFGLGMPEILLILAIALIVIGPQKLPELAKTLGRAMGEFKRSAQDFKRSIDIETTIQDPVPAPSKKVKEIIKDVNSDKKTETEAKESTEKTPAPETGDTPSAPASEDKDADSQSSKKESTND; encoded by the coding sequence ATGTTTGGTCTTGGAATGCCGGAGATACTTCTGATCCTGGCCATCGCCCTCATTGTCATCGGGCCCCAGAAGCTGCCGGAGCTGGCCAAAACCCTGGGCCGGGCCATGGGAGAATTCAAGCGGTCGGCCCAGGATTTTAAACGGTCCATTGATATTGAAACCACCATTCAGGACCCGGTTCCGGCCCCGTCCAAGAAGGTCAAAGAGATCATCAAGGATGTAAATTCAGACAAAAAAACAGAGACGGAAGCAAAAGAATCCACAGAAAAAACGCCAGCCCCGGAAACCGGAGACACCCCATCGGCCCCGGCATCCGAAGATAAGGATGCAGATTCCCAGTCCAGCAAAAAAGAGTCAACCAACGATTAA
- the tatC gene encoding twin-arginine translocase subunit TatC codes for MSEEIRSEQEEKSPFTEHLGELRDRLVRSFIAVGVGFVCAYFFKEKLFEILTAPLVQAMSESGNAKLIFTGLPEAFFTYLKVSLLAGIVVATPMLFYEFWMFVSPGLYRDEKKYIVPIVILSILFFVTGSSFGYFVVFPYGFQFFLGFATETIHAMPSMKEYLSFASKMLLAFGFVFELPLVLTFMARMGLVTVDFLKKNRKYALLLFFVGAALITPPDVVTQIMMALPLMVLYEISIIGARLFGKKQAEKEEIADEGESEEDNAQENPTGDDPTGGDSE; via the coding sequence ATGAGTGAAGAAATCAGGAGCGAGCAAGAGGAGAAAAGCCCGTTTACGGAACATTTGGGCGAACTGAGGGACCGGCTGGTCCGGTCATTCATTGCCGTAGGCGTCGGATTTGTATGCGCCTATTTTTTCAAAGAGAAATTGTTTGAAATCCTGACCGCCCCCCTGGTACAGGCCATGTCGGAGTCCGGCAATGCCAAGCTTATTTTCACGGGTCTGCCCGAGGCATTTTTCACCTATCTTAAAGTCTCCCTGCTGGCCGGCATCGTTGTGGCCACCCCGATGCTCTTTTACGAGTTCTGGATGTTTGTCTCTCCCGGCCTCTACCGGGATGAAAAAAAATATATAGTTCCCATTGTCATCCTCTCCATTCTCTTCTTTGTGACCGGTTCCTCCTTCGGCTATTTTGTTGTATTCCCTTATGGATTCCAGTTTTTCCTTGGCTTTGCAACCGAGACCATCCATGCCATGCCTTCAATGAAGGAATACCTCTCCTTTGCCTCGAAAATGTTGCTGGCTTTCGGATTTGTTTTCGAACTGCCGCTGGTCCTGACATTTATGGCCCGCATGGGGCTTGTCACGGTGGACTTCCTCAAAAAGAACAGAAAATACGCCCTGCTGCTGTTCTTTGTCGGCGCAGCTCTGATTACCCCGCCCGATGTGGTCACACAGATAATGATGGCGCTTCCCCTGATGGTCCTCTATGAAATCAGTATCATCGGCGCACGCCTCTTCGGTAAAAAACAGGCTGAAAAAGAGGAAATCGCGGACGAAGGAGAATCAGAAGAGGACAATGCCCAGGAAAATCCCACCGGTGACGATCCCACAGGTGGTGATTCAGAATAA
- a CDS encoding DEAD/DEAH box helicase → MKPIIRFLKNLFTGKTPEPAEDVPSTREDTPPPKKPVSDSGEPAPKGPPKKRKPRWTLENFQVDPEEGKTRFHDLDLPLGLMHAVADLEFRFCTDIQAQLLPHTLKGQDATAKAQTGTGKSATFIVTLINRFTRKSIKREKGYPRALILAPTRELVHQIEKDFKGLGKYSHLRIVSVFGGTAYKKQQAQLREKPVDVIAATPGRLLDFISQKLINLSRVEIVVIDEADRMLDMGFIPDVRRLIYQTPHKDKRQTLFFSATLTDEVLRLADSWTRDAVRIEIDPEQAAADTIEQIVYLTTEDEKFKNVCNLLISEKLERVIIFVNRKDTARYLSERLSRYGQKAGVLSGDVSQDKRFKVLERFKKGSLNVLVATDVAARGLHIENISHVINYDLPIEPEHYIHRIGRTGRAGATGTSISFADEMSSFQIPKIEEVLGHKVSCEYPTEALEADLPKPAPRPKKQQQNKNGGSSGRGRRRPGGPNRRRRPPRGKGPAKKD, encoded by the coding sequence TTGAAACCTATAATTCGATTTTTAAAAAACCTTTTCACAGGCAAGACTCCGGAACCCGCAGAAGACGTACCATCAACCCGGGAAGATACTCCCCCACCAAAAAAACCGGTCTCTGACTCCGGGGAGCCGGCACCCAAGGGGCCGCCCAAAAAAAGAAAGCCGCGCTGGACCTTGGAAAATTTTCAGGTTGACCCCGAGGAAGGCAAAACCAGGTTCCACGATTTGGATCTGCCCCTGGGGCTGATGCATGCCGTTGCAGACCTGGAATTCAGGTTTTGTACCGATATTCAGGCCCAGCTTCTCCCCCACACCCTCAAAGGGCAGGACGCCACGGCCAAGGCACAGACCGGCACAGGAAAAAGCGCCACGTTCATCGTCACCCTGATCAACCGGTTCACCCGCAAATCCATCAAGCGGGAAAAGGGATATCCCAGGGCCCTGATCCTGGCCCCCACCCGGGAGTTGGTCCACCAGATTGAAAAAGACTTCAAGGGCCTGGGCAAATACTCCCATCTCAGGATTGTCTCCGTATTCGGTGGGACGGCCTATAAAAAACAGCAGGCCCAGCTCAGGGAAAAACCCGTGGATGTTATTGCCGCCACGCCGGGGCGTCTCCTGGACTTTATCTCCCAGAAGCTGATCAACCTTTCCCGGGTGGAAATCGTTGTCATTGACGAAGCCGACCGGATGCTGGATATGGGATTCATCCCCGATGTCCGCCGCCTGATCTACCAGACCCCCCACAAGGACAAACGCCAGACCCTGTTCTTCTCAGCCACCCTCACCGACGAGGTACTCCGCCTGGCGGACTCATGGACCCGGGATGCGGTGCGCATTGAAATCGACCCGGAACAGGCAGCCGCCGACACCATTGAACAGATTGTCTATCTGACCACGGAAGACGAAAAATTCAAAAATGTCTGCAACCTGCTCATTTCAGAAAAACTGGAGCGGGTGATCATCTTTGTGAACCGGAAGGATACGGCCCGCTACCTCTCCGAGAGGCTCTCGCGGTACGGCCAAAAGGCCGGGGTGTTGTCCGGCGATGTCTCCCAGGACAAACGGTTCAAGGTGCTGGAACGGTTTAAAAAAGGAAGCCTTAACGTGTTGGTGGCAACCGACGTAGCCGCACGGGGCCTTCACATCGAAAACATCAGCCATGTGATCAACTACGATCTGCCCATAGAACCGGAACATTATATCCACCGCATCGGCCGCACCGGCCGGGCCGGCGCCACCGGCACCTCCATCAGCTTTGCCGATGAAATGAGTTCCTTCCAGATCCCAAAAATTGAAGAGGTACTGGGCCATAAGGTGTCCTGCGAATATCCAACAGAGGCCCTGGAAGCAGATCTGCCCAAACCGGCTCCAAGACCAAAAAAACAGCAGCAGAACAAAAACGGCGGCAGCAGTGGGAGGGGCAGAAGGCGGCCCGGCGGCCCGAACAGACGCAGGCGCCCGCCCCGGGGCAAAGGTCCTGCCAAAAAGGACTGA